In the genome of Kwoniella shivajii chromosome 5, complete sequence, one region contains:
- a CDS encoding threonine-tRNA ligase, which produces MSAATHPVHSSSEPAKPAEGLESVTPGASATQVNKKQGPNKKEKKDKKAGGGGGPLELSPAPEYFAERIQIYDKFKAEHDEFVKNQERVDITVTLPDGKKIEGTSWETTPLDIARGISPGLADKVIIAKVNNQQLWDLTRPLESSCDLKLLDFDSPDNNYEARQVFWHSSAHVMGEACERRFDGCRLGYGPPLEEGGFFYDMSLADGRTISQDDYKGIEDVAKIAVKEKQPFERLELSKESLLEMFRYNKYKQHYINDKVADGTRTTVYKCGPLIDLCLGPHVPHTGRIKSLAVTKNSSSYFLGDAKNDTFQRVYGMSFPDNDRMKEYKKYLEEAAKRDHRKIGKEQELFVFNDISPGSAFFLPHGMRIYNTLMNFIKGEYFKRGFSEVGSPNMFNSKLWQTSGHWQNYAEDMFQLKVDEEQFALKPMNCPGHCVIFDSRERSYKELPLRYAEFGVLHRNEASGALSGLTRVRRFVQDDAHIFCTPDQVESELYGAFEFLDAVYKPFGFTYKVGLSTRNPKKWMGDLALWDKAEATLREVLEKKVPGKWHVNEEDAAFYGPKLDFQLTDALKRNWQCGTIQLDFNLPERFNLKYHSSEQASENTPGAQFSRPVMIHRAILGSLERFIAIITESSGGKWPLWLSPRQVVVIPVAKPFVEYAQQVSKRFTDAGLYAEADLSDNTLNKKIRNAQTAQWNFIMVVGGDEQSSQSVNIRNRDDEVQGREETVKLDIAVEKLIALRESKAAISKL; this is translated from the exons ATGTCAGCTGCTACACACCCCGTACACTCTTCGTCAGAACCTGCAAAACCTGCAGAGGGATTAGAATCCGTCACCCCGGGAGCTTCCGCTACCCAGGTCAACAAGAAACAAGGTCCAaataagaaggaaaagaaagataagaaagctggtggaggaggtggacCTCTGGAACTCAGTCCTGCGCCAGAATACTTTGCGGAACGAATCCAAATCTATGATAAATTCAAAGCAGAGCATGACGAGTTTGTGAAGA ACCAGGAACGAGTAGATATCACTGTTACTCTTCCTGACGGTAAGAAAATCGAAGGAACTTCATGGGAAACTACACCACTTGATATTGCTAGAGGCATATCACCTGGTTTAGCTGATAAGGTTATCATTGCCAAAGTAAACAATCAACAGTTATGGGATCTTACTCGACCACTTGAATCATCATGTGATTTGAAATTACTTGATTTCGATTCACCAGATAACAACTACGAAGCTCGACAAGTTTTCTGGCATTCTTCGGCACATGTCATGGGTGAAGCttgtgaaagaagatttgatgGTTGTCGTCTAGGTTATGGACCTccattggaagaaggtggtttctTCTATGACATGAGTTTAGCGGATGGTAGAACAATCAGTCAAGATGATTATAAAGGTATTGAAGATGTCGCCAAAATCGCTGTAAAGGAGAAACAACCTTTCGAGAGATTAGAATTGTCGAAGGAAAGTTTGTTGGAAATGTTTAGA TACAACAAGTACAAGCAACATTATATCAACGACAAAGTGGCGGACGGTACTAGAACCACCGTTTACAAGTGTGGTCCTTTGATCGATTTATGTCTAGGTCCCCATGTTCCTCACACCGGTCGGATCAAGTCTCTTGCCGTCACCAAA AATTCCTCATCATACTTCCTCGGTGACGCCAAAAACGATACATTCCAAAGAGTGTACGGAATGTCATTCCCCGATAATGATCGAATGAAGGAGTATAAGAAATATCTCGAGGAAGCTGCCAAGAGAGATCACAGAAAGATCGGTAAAGAGCAAGAACTTTTCGTGTTCAATGATATCAGTCCCGGAAGTGCTTTCTTCTTGCCTCATGGTATGAGAATATATAACACCCTTATGAATTTTATCAAG GGCGAGTACTTCAAGCGAGGTTTCTcagaag TCGGCTCTCCAAATATGTTCAACTCCAAGCTCTGGCAGACTTCGGGTCATTGGCAAAACTATGCTGAAGACATGTTCCAGTTGAAAGTTGATGAGGAACAGTTCGCACTAAAACCCATGAATTGTCCGGGACACTGTGTCATATTCGATTCCAGAGAACGATCTTACAAGGAGTTACCATTACGTTACGCTGAGTTTGGTGTTTTGCATCGAAATGAAGCGAGTGGTGCCTTATCAGGTTTGACAAGAGTACGAAGATTCGtgcaagatgatg CTCACATATTCTGTACACCCGATCAAGTCGAATCGGAGCTTTACGGTGCTTTCGAATTCCTCGATGCTGTTTACAAACCTTTCGGATTCACTTACAAAGTTGGACTTTCCACCCGAAACCCTAAGAAATGGATGGGTGATCTTGCTTTGTGGGATAAAGCAGAAGCTACTCTGAGAGAGGTGttagagaagaaggttcCTGGTAAATGGCACgtgaatgaagaggatgcaGCTTTCTATGGTCCTAAA CTTGATTTCCAATTGACTGATGCATTGAAGCGAAATTGGCAATGTGGTACCATCCAA CTCGATTTCAACTTGCCAGAACGATTCAACCTCAAATACCACTCTTCTGAACAAGCATCAGAAAACACCCCTGGTGCCCAATTCTCAAGACCTGTCATGATTCATCGAGCTATCTTGGGTTCGTTGGAAAGGTTCATCGCTATCATCACCGAGTCATCAGGTGGAAAATG GCCATTGTGGCTCTCCCCAAGACAAGTGGTGGTCATTCCTGTAGCCAAGCCATTCGTAGAATACGCTCAACAAGTATCAAAGCGATTCACAGATGCTGGTCTTTACGCAGAAGCGGATTTGAGTGATAATACTTTGAACAAGAAAATCAGAAATGCTCAGACTGCTCAATGGAATTTCATCATGG TCGTTGGTGGAGATGAACAGAGTTCGCAATCCGTAAACATCAGAAatagagatgatgaagttcaaggtagagaagaaacCGTTAAACTTGATATTGCAGTCGAGAAATTGATTGCTCTTAGGGAGAGTAAGGCTGCTATAAGTAAGCTTTAG